Proteins from a genomic interval of Amphiura filiformis chromosome 9, Afil_fr2py, whole genome shotgun sequence:
- the LOC140161093 gene encoding DOMON domain-containing protein FRRS1L-like — MGCCWFSLDGHMGDDDILMCRQTDAGPVVLEHYWSILTSGRLSIVDETSANSVNDGLSNIATMFENGIIDCTFTRAISVLGKAHIYDLSEQTTADMLPKYRFFFGTGPVIRDVAMRHEVDPYHTDAGVNFTLPGDVMVEKPHDSHEGDASYIKYSLMLLLIMTCLAVAFN, encoded by the exons ATGGGTTGCTGTTGGTTTTCTCTTGATGGACACATG GGCGATGACGATATACTGATGTGTCGCCAAACGGATGCAGGGCCTGTGGTGTTAGAGCATTATTGGAGTATATTAACATCTGGGAGACTATCTATTGTTGATGAAACTTCCGCGAATTCGGTAAAC gacGGTCTTTCGAATATCGCAACAATGTTTGAAAACGGCATCATCGACTGTACCTTTACCCGTGCTATTTCTGTCCTTGGCAAAGCACACATATACGATCTCAGTGAACAAACTACCGCAGACATGTTGCCTAAGTACCGGTTTTTCTTCGGAACTGGACCTGTCATCCGAGACG TGGCTATGCGGCATGAAGTTGACCCATACCATACTGATGCAGGAGTGAATTTCACGCTTCCCGGTGACGTCATGGTTGAGAAACCTCATGACAGTCATGAAGGTGACGCTTCGTATATTAAAT attCTCTGATGCTTTTGCTGATAATGACCTGTTTGGCAGTAGCTTTCAATTAG
- the LOC140161094 gene encoding galanin receptor 2a-like, protein MYDCLKLLQLSRYQAMESSNLNESTVENATVPNVYLVPVPWYWRQIFQLILAIVGIIGNSVVIHLYLNTRKLAMSATNRFIAALAVADIITSICIIPIPTLSHVPANTGGRFYCKVVWSSFVMWVSIIASILTLTVLSVERFVAIAQPVRYKRLFSVKMTRLIIGIIWIFAFVFNTFVIYVNHLTLDNNDLVRENNDTCYVDYYKTGFQIFIGISVFIVEYLIPVTLMLVTNIRSIQLLKTRAQVLTTNSDNALLQARRRIIYMLLYVIISFIICWSPDQIAFLIYNLGIVPPEYIYGYTYRAFVVLAFSNSCVNPVLYAMTNKNFRRAIKQHLFHSRRGGGQRNSFFDTPFETGELSGSKTSTDGTNNLSTINIVSALPPKSNRQFTMFNIGFTNNIEPGKE, encoded by the exons ATGTATG ATTGTTTAAAGCTATTGCAATTAAGTAGATATCAAGCGATGGAATCTTCAAACCTTAACGAGTCAACAGTAGAGAACGCAACGGTTCCAAATGTTTACTTGGTACCAGTACCATGGTATTGGCGTCAAATATTCCAACTCATTCTTGCTATTGTCGGCATAATAGGAAACTCCGTGGTGATACATTTGTACCTTAACACTCGGAAACTGGCGATGAGCGCTACGAATAGATTCATCGCAGCTTTGGCAGTTGCTGATATCATTACATCAATTTGCATCATTCCGATTCCGACCCTGTCGCATGTTCCTGCGAACACTGGAGGTCGTTTCTACTGTAAAGTGGTATGGTCGTCGTTTGTGATGTGGGTATCCATTATCGCATCGATTTTAACCCTTACCGTTCTTTCAGTAGAGCGTTTTGTTGCTATAGCTCAACCAGTACGATATAAAAGGCTCTTCTCTGTGAAAATGACAAGACTCATCATTGGAATCATCTGGATTTTTGCCTTCGTTTTTAATACTTTTGTAATTTACGTCAATCATCTTACCCTTGACAACAATGATCTTGTCCGTGAGAACAATGATACCTGCTATGTCGACTACTATAAAACAGGTTTCCAGATTTTCATTGGAATTTCGGTTTTTATTGTCGAGTATCTTATACCTGTTACCTTGATGCTTGTAACAAACATTCGATCGATCCAACTTCTGAAGACGCGTGCCCAGGTTTTAACGACAAATTCAGATAATGCCTTACTACAAGCGCGGCGACGTATCATCTACATGTTATTATATGTGATAATTAGTTTCATCATCTGCTGGTCTCCGGATCAAATTGCTTTCCTTATCTACAATCTCGGTATTGTACCCCCCGAATATATATATGGATATACATACAGAGCATTTGTTGTATTGGCCTTTTCAAATTCTTGTGTCAACCCCGTCTTGTACGCCATGACTAATAAGAACTTCAGGCGAGCTATCAAACAACACTTGTTCCATTCGCGAAGAGGCGGTGGGCAAAGAAATAGTTTCTTTGATACTCCCTTTGAAACTGGAGAGCTTTCCGGTTCTAAAACTAGCACAGATGGGACAAATAATTTATCTACAATCAATATCGTATCTGCATTGCCTCCAAAGTCCAATAGACAGTTTACTATGTTTAATATCGGTTTTACAAACAACATTGAGCCTGGCAAAGAATAA